From one Asterias amurensis chromosome 10, ASM3211899v1 genomic stretch:
- the LOC139942469 gene encoding very-long-chain 3-oxoacyl-CoA reductase-B-like: MPKNMPETVPFGALNPVFASLGAVVAFYATFRLVSSVFRGFKAFFLASPLGLCANVKSFGDWAAVTGATDGIGKAYAEQLAAKGLNIILLSRSPDKLKDVASEIESKYKVQTKIIAVDFSKSGEIYEMISKELEGLSVGVLVNNVGMSYSYPMYFHELPDSKKLLTDMVNLNCLSATMMTAIVLPGMLDRKKGIVVNVSSASGMNPSPLLTVYSATKAYMDFFTRALQTEYASKGIIFQSVLPFFVSTKLSKIRRASLTVPTPTGYVRSALATLGIEDRTNGCLIHSIQGWVANAAPEWLINKVQMSMHLGLRKSALKRLEQKKAK; this comes from the exons ATGCCAAAAAACATGCCTGAAACCGTCCCTTTCGGTGCCCTGAATCCAGTGTTTGCCTCACTGGGAGCTGTGGTCGCCTTCTACGCAACGTTTCGTCTAGTTTCATCGGTTTTCAGAGGTTTTAAGGCTTTCTTTTTGGCGAGCCCGCTTGGACTTTGCGCCAACGTAAAATCGTTTGGAGATTGGGCAG CTGTTACCGGGGCAACAGATGGCATTGGGAAAGCCTACGCAGAACAG CTGGCAGCTAAAGGTCTGAATATCATTCTGCTGAGTAGATCGCCGGACAAGTTAAAAGATGTGGCCTCAGAAATCG AATCCAAGTACAAGGTGCAGACGAAGATCATAGCGGTCGACTTCTCCAAGAGCGGAGAGATCTATGAGATGATAAGCAAGGAGCTTGAGGGTCTTAGCGTTGGGGTTCTTGTCAACAATGTAGGGATGTCTTATAGTTATCCCATGTACTTCCACGAACTCCCTGACTCCAAGAAG CTCCTGACAGACATGGTCAACTTGAACTGCCTGTCGGCTACAATG atGACTGCAATTGTTCTACCAGGAATGCTAGATAG GAAAAAAGGTATCGTTGTTAACGTCTCATCTGCATCAGGCATGAACCCAAGCCCTCTGTTGACCGTTTATTCCGCTACCAAG GCATACATGGATTTCTTCACCAGAGCTCTACAGACCGAGTATGCATCTAAAGGCATTATATTCCAG tCTGTTCTGCCGTTCTTCGTGTCGACCAAGCTGAGTAAGATTCGTCGAGCCTCGCTGACCGTTCCGACCCCTACGGGGTATGTCCGCAGCGCCTTGGCTACTCTGGGTATTGAGGACAGAACTAATGGATGTCTGATTCATTCTATACAG GGGTGGGTTGCAAATGCTGCCCCAGAATGGCTCATCAACAAAGTACAGATGAGTATGCATCTCGGCCTCCGcaagagcgccctcaagaggcTTGAACAGAAGAAGGCCAAGTAA